The nucleotide window CTCCCGCGCAATTGGTTTATTGCCCTAATGTGGAAACCGGATGGCGGATTCTCTGCTGGCAACGGACCATACTAAACAGCCGCTTAATACCTGAGTCGAACTGTCAAATTAACATAATATTTATATGGTATTTATACCGGTTCAACGATTATAATATTTTTTCCTAAAAGCCTGAAGTAACCGTTCTGTTAATCAACAAGGGTTGCCCGGGAATGTTAGCAAAATACGCTTAACAAGCTTACGAAGTAGGAGTTAAACATCACGTGCAAGCGAATATATTATTTAAAAACGATGAACATATGGTGCTCACCTTCACTGATTTGGTCAAAGGTGAAGGCATACAATCTAACCAGATGGCAATTATCCAGGAAAATCATTCCGCAATATTTGATCCAGGTGGCGATCTGACCTATATGCCGCTCACCATGGCTGTCACCAAGTATGTAAAGGTTAAAGATATAGATTATATTATCGCCACGCATCAAGATCCGGACATCGTGTCTTCATTAGATAAGTGGTTGATGTATAGCGAGGCAAAAATCGTGATATCCAGATTATGGGAACGTTTTGTTCCCCACCTGGTGCCCGGTTATATGAAAGAAAAGGCCGAGGGCCGTCTGATCGCGATCCCTGATCATGGCATGAACATTCCTATGGGACATTCCGTGATCAAGGCCATTCCTGCCCATTTCCTGCATTCAGTGGGTAACTTCCATTTCTATGATCCGATTAGCAAGATTCTCTTCTCGGGTGATGTGGGCGCTTCGCTAGTGGATGCAGAACCTGAACGGCCGGTACACGATTTCGAAAAACATGTTCACAAGATGTTGGGGTTTCACCAACGCTACATGGTCTCCAATAAGGTTTGCCGTCTCTGGGCACAGATGATTCGGGGGATGGATGTAGAAATGATTGTTCCACAGCATGGCCGGCCCTTCCAGGGTAAAGAGATGATTGCCAAATTTCTGGATTGGTTTGAGAATCTGGAGTGTGGTATTGATCGTATCAATCAACAATATTATACGGTGCCTTAACTTATACCTGGATCCGTGACTTAACCGCGGCGCCTGGCACAAGCACTTGACTCCACAGGGGGTCAAAAAATGCCCGCTTACACGTTTAAACCACGGATTCAGGTTACACATAAACTGCCACGAATTCCATTAATCAGCGCAGCCCACTGATAACGATTGCTATCTATATCAGCCGGCGATATTACACAGCCCGGGGTTGTTAAATTGCTGATGGATTTGCAGCATTCCCTTCTATCGGCGGGTTGTAAATACAGCCCGTTGTCACTAACATCCCTTGCGGTTGCTGGGGCGTGTTCCCAATGCAGATCAGGCCGGGCGATTGATTCATTCGGTTAAAACCATTTTATATATCGAGGAAAATATGAATAAGAAAACTCTTTTAGGATTTGGCGTACTTGGAATGGCCGCGCTGTCGAGCGCGTTTTCGGTTAACGCGGAAGTGCTGTATCAGGCAGTGGAGTCATCCACCTATGGGCAGGCCAACGGTGCCAATAGCGTTGGCGAATTCGCTGGCGTCAATGTAACGGTGGATGGTTCTGACACAGCGCGGCTGATTACCCGCACCAGTACGGCCACTGGCTCCACCTTCTGGGCCGGCAGCATCCCTGCCAGCGCGGTAACGGTTCTGGGTGCGCATAGCATTTCGGTCCAGATCGATACCTGCTCGATTAACCCTGCTGACGGCTGTGGCTATGTCGATGCGACCATCACCGCCGATCCCAAGGACGGCGGCTTCATCACCGATGGGTCCCTGCATTACAACTGGAGCGGCCTGATCCAGACCGTCGCCGGCCCGACCCAGGTGCGTTATTCCGATGTCACCGGTTTCGTCAATGGTGTGTCTCTTGACGGCGTGCGTGGCTTCCTGGGTAAGTACACCCGCGCCAGCATCATGGTGGAAACCGCTCAGTAAAACCTTGCGACCGCCGCAGTCATTCGGCTGCGGCGGCTGTCTTCTGGTCAACGGTAATGGATATAAAGGATCATTAAGAAATATTAATGCACGAATAAAAATTGTCAGGGATGCTTTTTTTCAAAAGCGACCAACCCGCCGTCTATAAACAATCTCCTCCAGCTCCTCCAGCTCCTATATCACCCGCAGCACCCGCAGCACCCGCAGCACCCGCAGCACCCGCATCTAAAGAGATCCACAGGATTGACGATATGATGTAATGGATAAAAAGCAATCAGGGTTTAGCATGCCTCACAATATTTCGCGGGAATCGGACAGCGCAGATACCATCAAAAGCTCGAAAGGGATTTTGATCCAGGGTTTCGGCTTTACCATTCTAGTCATCATCATTATGGCCGTGCTGTGGTTTCGGATGATCTCCGA belongs to Gammaproteobacteria bacterium and includes:
- a CDS encoding MBL fold metallo-hydrolase: MVLTFTDLVKGEGIQSNQMAIIQENHSAIFDPGGDLTYMPLTMAVTKYVKVKDIDYIIATHQDPDIVSSLDKWLMYSEAKIVISRLWERFVPHLVPGYMKEKAEGRLIAIPDHGMNIPMGHSVIKAIPAHFLHSVGNFHFYDPISKILFSGDVGASLVDAEPERPVHDFEKHVHKMLGFHQRYMVSNKVCRLWAQMIRGMDVEMIVPQHGRPFQGKEMIAKFLDWFENLECGIDRINQQYYTVP